The Malus sylvestris chromosome 12, drMalSylv7.2, whole genome shotgun sequence genome contains a region encoding:
- the LOC126592721 gene encoding magnesium-protoporphyrin IX monomethyl ester [oxidative] cyclase, chloroplastic, producing MAAEMALVKPLTKFSNGAPKFGSNPGSPKTRASSMLRMSARAETAAAAAKKTPKKAPKTPPKETLLAPRFYTTDFDEMETLFNTEINKNLNEAEFEALLQEFKTDYNQTHFVRNKEFKEAADKLQGPLRQIFVEFLERSCTAEFSGFLLYKELGRRLKKTNPVVAEIFSLMSRDEARHAGFLNKGLSDFNLALDLGFLTKARKYTFFKPKFIFYATYLSEKIGYWRYITIYRHLKENPEYQCYPIFNYFENWCQDENRHGDFFSALMKAQPQFLNDWKAKLWSRFFCLSVYVTMYLNDCQRTAFYQGIGLNTKEFDMHVIIETNRTTARIFPAVLDVENPEFKRKLDRMVEINQKLIAVGETDDIPLVKNLKRIPMVAALASELLAAYLMPPIESGSVDFADFETQLVY from the exons ATGGCGGCAGAGATGGCTCTGGTAAAACCCCTCACGAAATTCAGCAATGGCGCCCCCAAATTCGGAAGCAACCCCGGCAGCCCCAAGACAAGAGCTTCTTCGATGCTGAGGATGTCGGCCAGGGCAGAGACGGCGGCAGCAGCGGCCAAAAAGACGCCCAAGAAGGCTCCGAAAACACCCCCAAAGGAGACCCTTTTGGCGCCGAGATTCTACACGACGGACTTTGACGAGATGGAGACGCTGTTCAACACGGAGATCAACAAGAACTTGAACGAGGCGGAGTTCGAGGCGCTGCTGCAGGAGTTCAAGACAGACTACAACCAGACACACTTTGTCAGGaacaaggagttcaaggaggcTGCTGACAAACTGCAGGGCCCGCTCCGCCAGATCTTTGTCGAGTTCTTGGAGAGGTCGTGCACTGCTGAGTTCTCCGGCTTCCTTCTGTACAAAGAGCTCGGAAGAAGGCTCAAG AAAACAAATCCAGTGGTGGCAGAGATCTTCTCGCTCATGTCTCGGGATGAAGCTCGGCATGCTGGTTTTTTGAACAAGGGCCTGTCGGATTTCAATTTGGCCTTGGACTTGGGGTTTCTGACAAAGGCGAGGAAGTACACATTCTTCAAGCCAAAGTTCATCTTCTATGCAACTTACTTGTCCGAGAAGATTGGGTACTGGAGATACATTACCATCTACCGGCATCTCAAGGAGAACCCCGAGTACCAGTGTTACCCCATTTTCAACTACTTCGAGAACTGGTGCCAGGACGAGAACCGCCATGGCGATTTCTTCTCTGCTCTCATGAAGGCCCAACCCCAATTCCTCAATGACTGGAAGGCTAAACTCTGGTCCCGATTCTTCTGCTTGTCG GTGTATGTGACAATGTACCTCAACGATTGCCAGCGAACAGCTTTCTACCAAGGCATCGGCCTCAACACTAAAGAATTTGATATGCACGTTATCATTGAG ACAAATCGCACTACAGCCAGAATTTTTCCAGCAGTGCTCGATGTTGAGAACCCAGAATTCAAAAGGAAACTGGACCGCATGGTGGAGATTAACCAGAAGCTGATTGCTGTCGGGGAGACTGACGACATTCCCTTGGTGAAAAACTTGAAGAGGATACCGATGGTTGCTGCCTTGGCCTCTGAGCTTCTCGCCGCCTACTTAATGCCTCCCATTGAGTCCGGCTCCGTTGATTTTGCAGACTTTGAAACCCAGCTAGTCTACTGA
- the LOC126592719 gene encoding pentatricopeptide repeat-containing protein At5g03800 yields MNTINFIQPTAAVASVPPPPPPSSSSLPLRPFSHSPSPPPLKPSLNPHPSLSLSLSSPSSVPKLKTQIQFQSLPSPQPLLKSNPPNDRHQTHKFFHHLIHLLRLSARHGDRELARAVHASILKLQEDTHLGNALISAYLKLGLVSDAHLVFLSLSCPNVVSFTTLVSGFSKAGREEEAVELFFRMRNSGIMPNEYSFVAILTACIRVLELDLGLQVHALVVKLGYLDYVFVSNALMGLYGKCCCLDYVLKLFHQLPERDSASLNTVMSSLAKEFMYDEAFELFRELQQTEGFGVDHFTVSTLLTACSGSNAFREGKEVHAHAIKIGLEANLSVSNALIRFYAVCGSVNGVNALFARMPVKDVITWTEMITAYMKFGLVDLAIKMFDNMPEQNSVSHNAVLAGFCRNGEGLGALDLFTKMLKEGMEMTDFTLTSVVNACALLRDCKTSEQIHGFIIKFDFGSNACIEAALLDMYTRCGRMTDAKKLFHRWPAEQDSSVLLTSMIGGYSRNGQLDEAISLFHHHQSEGRMVMDEVSSTSLLGLCGTLGIYELGKQIHCHALKCGFLTDLGVGNATISMYTKCWNMEDGVKLFNTMPTHDIVSWNGLLAGYLLHRQGDEALAVWSNMEKTGIKPDQITFILIISAYRHTTSNLVDACRSLFLSMKTVYDIEPTSEHFASFVGVLGYWGLLDEAEETISKMPFEPEFIVWRALLDSCRIQTNTTIGKRVVKRILAMEPKDPSAYILVSNLYSASGRWHCSEMVREDMRKKGFRKHPSQSWIVHNKIHPFYARDKSHPQAKDIYSGLEILILECIKAGYVPDTSFVLHEVEEHQKKDFLYYHSAKLAATYGLLTTKPGKPIRVVKNILLCGDCHAFLKYMSIVTRRAIYVRDASGFHCISSGQCSCKDYW; encoded by the coding sequence ATGAACACCATCAATTTTATCCAACCCACCGCCGCCGTTGCCTCCGTacctcctccccctcctccctcctcttcttctcttcccctACGCCCCTTCTCTCACtccccttctcctcctcctcttaaACCCTCACTAAACCCTCAcccttctctctcactctctctctcttctccaagTTCAGTCCCCAAACTCAAAACCCAAATCCAATTCCAGTCCCTCCCATCCCCACAACCCCTCTTGAAGTCAAACCCTCCCAATGACCGCCACCAAACCCACAAATTCTTCCACCATTTGATCCATTTGCTCCGCCTCTCCGCCCGTCACGGCGACCGAGAGCTCGCCAGGGCCGTACACGCATCAATTCTCAAGCTTCAAGAAGATACCCATCTTGGCAATGCCCTCATTTCAGCTTATCTCAAACTGGGCCTTGTTTCGGATGCTCACCTGGTTTTCCTAAGCCTTTCCTGCCCAAATGTTGTGTCGTTCACCACTTTGGTTTCGGGTTTTTCCAAGGCGGGTCGAGAGGAGGAGGCTGTGGAGCTTTTCTTCCGGATGAGGAATTCGGGTATTATGCCCAACGAGTACAGCTTTGTTGCAATTTTAACTGCTTGTATTCGGGTTCTCGAGCTGGATTTGGGTTTGCAAGTTCATGCCTTGGTGGTCAAATTGGGGTACTTGGATTATGTTTTTGTTTCGAATGCGCTTATGGGTTTGTATGGTAAATGTTGCTGTTTGGATTATGTGCTTAAACTGTTTCATCAATTGCCCGAGAGAGACTCGGCGTCTTTGAATACTGTTATGTCGAGTTTAGCGAAGGAGTTTATGTATGATGAAGCATTTGAGTTGTTTCGTGAACTGCAGCAAACGGAGGGGTTTGGAGTCGATCATTTCACAGTTTCAACCCTTTTGACCGCCTGTTCTGGGAGCAATGCTTTCAGAGAAGGTAAAGAGGTTCATGCCCATGCTATCAAAATTGGTTTAGAGGCCAATTTGAGTGTTAGCAATGCCCTTATTAGGTTCTATGCTGTGTGTGGTAGTGTAAACGGTGTGAATGCTTTGTTTGCGAGGATGCCTGTGAAGGACGTTATTACGTGGACAGAAATGATTACAGCCTACATGAAATTTGGGTTGGTAGATTTGGCTATCAAGATGTTTGATAACATGCCCGAGCAGAATTCTGTTTCTCATAATGCTGTACTGGCTGGTTTTTGTCGAAATGGTGAAGGCTTGGGGGCTTTGGATTTATTTACAAAAATGTTGAAGGAGGGAATGGAGATGACAGACTTCACTTTGACTAGTGTTGTTAACGCTTGTGCCTTGCTTAGGGATTGTAAAACCAGTGAGCAAATCCATGGGTTCATTATCAAGTTTGATTTTGGGTCAAATGCTTGTATTGAAGCTGCATTACTTGATATGTATACAAGGTGTGGTCGGATGACAGATGCAAAAAAGTTGTTTCATCGGTGGCCGGCAGAGCAGGATAGCTCTGTACTTTTGACATCAATGATTGGTGGATATTCTCGAAATGGGCAACTGGACgaggcaatttctcttttccacCATCATCAATCTGAAGGAAGAATGGTTATGGATGAAGTCTCATCCACTTCACTACTTGGTCTTTGTGGAACTTTAGGGATATATGAACTGGGGAAACAAATCCACTGCCATGCTTTGAAGTGCGGTTTTCTAACTGATCTAGGAGTAGGAAATGCCACAATTAGCATGTACACTAAGTGTTGGAACATGGAAGACGGAGTCAAGTTGTTCAATACAATGCCCACTCATGACATAGTTTCATGGAATGGTTTGCTTGCTGGTTATCTTCTCCACAGACAGGGCGATGAGGCCTTGGCTGTCTGGTCAAATATGGAGAAGACTGGCATAAAACCAGATCAGATTacttttattttgattatttcaGCATACAGACACACTACATCCAATTTAGTTGACGCTTGTCGTAGCTTGTTTCTCTCCATGAAAACTGTTTATGACATCGAACCCACCTCAGAGCACTTTGCCTCCTTTGTTGGTGTTCTAGGGTACTGGGGTCTACTGGATGAAGCAGAGGAAACAATCAGTAAGATGCCTTTTGAGCCTGAGTTTATTGTTTGGCGAGCTTTGCTTGACAGTTGTAGAATCCAAACAAATACAACCATTGGAAAAAGGGTTGTGAAACGTATCCTTGCCATGGAGCCCAAAGATCCATCTGCCTACATACTTGTATCAAATCTCTACTCGGCATCTGGGAGATGGCACTGCTCCGAAATGGTTAGGGAGGATATGAGGAAAAAGGGGTTCCGGAAGCACCCAAGTCAAAGTTGGATCGTTCATAACAAGATACATCCATTCTATGCAAGAGATAAATCCCATCCCCAAGCAAAAGACATATATAGTGGATTGGAAATACTCATCTTAGAGTGCATAAAAGCCGGTTATGTGCCAGACACAAGCTTTGTTCTTCATGAAGTAGAAGAGCACCAGAAGAAAGATTTCTTGTACTATCACAGTGCAAAGTTAGCAGCGACCTATGGCCTACTGACCACGAAGCCTGGAAAACCAATCCGCGTAGTGAAGAATATCCTTCTTTGTGGAGACTGCCACGCGTTCTTGAAATACATGTCGATTGTCACAAGAAGAGCAATCTATGTCAGGGATGCTTCCGGATTTCATTGTATATCTAGTGGTCAGTGCTCATGCAAAGATTATTGGTGA
- the LOC126592720 gene encoding probable protein S-acyltransferase 4 produces the protein MAQNKKNRLYQVWKGSNKFFCGGRLIFGPDVASLLLSTLLVAGPAVAFCLKVYFKIKNGNHKNDDLWLPVLAIGSVLTILDLTFLFLTSGRDPGIIPRNSRPPESDEAFDLATPSMEWVNERTPHLKLPRTKDVVVNGHTVKVKYCDTCLLYRPPRVSHCSICNNCVQRFDHHCPWVGQCIGIRNYRFFFMFISTSTILCIYVFVFSWINIFKTGGRIAFSKDIVSDFLLTYCFIAIWFVGGLTLFHSYLICTNQTTYENFRYRYDKKENPYNKGMIWNVKEVFFSKIPPSMNRFRSFIEMDEEMIAGSGTPNNGEGIMSSKEKIDIEMGTRLAEDNGFSLPNILRNFDYDDLEDDLKDAGEQHRPAFDPLFPVQPEVKESVQYSVDEDKITESVATRDAVKYSVQSSPPGDELGASGHSTTSFDGANEEVDCGNNKS, from the exons ATGGcacagaataaaaaaaataggctCTACCAAGTTTGGAAAGGAAGCAAT AAGTTTTTCTGTGGCGGGAGATTAATTTTTGGTCCTGATGTGGCATCTCTTCTTCTATCTACACTCCTTGTAGCCGGCCCAGCAGTTGCCTTCTGTTTGAaggtttattttaaaataaaaaatgggaatCACAAGAATGACGATCTATGGCTTCCTGTATTAGCTATTGGCTCAGTCCTTACAATTTTG GATTTAACCTTTCTCTTCTTGACTTCTGGTAGGGATCCTGGAATAATCCCTCGAAATTCAAGGCCTCCAGAATCAGATGAAGCATTTGATCTAGCTACCCCATCCATGGAGTGGGTTAATGAAAGAACACCTCATTTGAAACTACCTCGAACAAAAGATGTTGTTGTAAATGGTCACACAGTAAAAGTGAAGTATTGCGATACTTGTTTGCTTTATCGCCCTCCCCGCGTATCTCACTGTTCTATCTGCAACAATTGCGTTCAGAGATTTGATCATCACTGTCCATGGGTTGGTCAGTgcattggaatt CGTAACTATCGGTTTTTCTTCATGTTCATATCAACCTCAACCATACTGTGCATATATGTTTTTGTCTTCTCTTGGATAAACATATTTAAAACAGGAGGCAGAATAGCTTTTTCGAAAGACATTGTGTCGGATTTCCTTTTAACGTACTGTTTCATTGCAATCTGGTTTGTTGGTGGCCTTACACTCTTCCATTCCTACTTGATATGCACAAACCAG ACAACATATGAAAACTTTCGGTACCGATATGATAAGAAGGAGAACCCATATAACAAAGGAATGATTTGGAATGTCAAAGAAGTTTTTTTCTCCAAAATCCCTCCTTCAATGAATAGATTCCGTTCATTCATTGAGATGGATGAAGAGATGATTGCAGGATCTGGGACTCCAAATAATGGGGAAGGTATTATGAGTTCAAAGGAGAAAATAGATATTGAAATGGGAACTAGGCTTGCAGAGGACAATGGTTTTTCACTTCCAAACATTTTGCGGAATTTTGACTATGATGATTTGGAGGATGATTTGAAGGATGCAGGAGAACAACACAGGCCTGCTTTTGACCCCCTTTTTCCCGTTCAGCCAGAAGTAAAAGAATCTGTGCAATACTCAGTAGATGAAGATAAAATTACAGAAAGTGTTGCTACAAGGGATGCGGTGAAATATTCTGTGCAAAGCTCACCTCCGGGAGATGAATTGGGAGCATCTGGCCATAGCACCACTTCCTTTGATGGAGCAAATGAGGAAGTCGATTGTGGAAATAACAAATCCTAA